A genomic region of Leptolyngbya sp. NIES-2104 contains the following coding sequences:
- the ntrB gene encoding nitrate ABC transporter permease: MTATLGKSRPGFGGINLSKLGKELAPPLIAIAIFLIVWELLSASKVILLPPPSSLWTDERTRELLFYPFFDRGGTDKGIFWQTWASLQRVAISYTAAAIVGIALGILVGTKPLISKALDPLFMFLRTVPPLAWVPISLAALQKNEPAALFVIFITAIWPILINTAVGVKEIPQDYNNVAKVLQISPKKYFFKILLPSALPYIFTGMRISIGLAWLAIIAAEIVMSGIVGIGFFIWEAYQNNYISEVILALFYIGAVGLLLDRFVGWIQSLIVKQ; the protein is encoded by the coding sequence ATGACAGCTACGTTGGGTAAAAGCAGACCTGGATTCGGTGGAATCAATTTATCAAAGCTAGGTAAAGAACTCGCGCCTCCCTTGATCGCGATCGCAATTTTCTTGATCGTTTGGGAATTGCTCTCTGCCTCGAAAGTGATTCTGTTGCCACCGCCGTCGAGCTTGTGGACAGACGAACGGACACGTGAACTATTGTTCTATCCGTTCTTCGATCGCGGGGGCACCGATAAAGGGATTTTCTGGCAAACCTGGGCATCGCTGCAACGGGTGGCAATTAGCTATACCGCAGCAGCCATTGTTGGAATCGCGCTCGGAATTCTAGTCGGAACCAAGCCGCTCATCTCAAAAGCGCTCGATCCGCTGTTCATGTTCTTGCGTACTGTTCCGCCGTTGGCATGGGTGCCGATCTCGCTGGCAGCGTTGCAGAAGAACGAACCTGCGGCACTGTTCGTGATTTTCATTACTGCGATTTGGCCCATCTTGATTAACACCGCTGTGGGTGTGAAAGAAATTCCTCAGGACTACAACAACGTTGCAAAAGTACTGCAAATCTCACCGAAAAAATACTTCTTCAAAATTTTGCTGCCGTCTGCACTGCCTTACATCTTTACCGGAATGAGAATCTCGATCGGTCTTGCATGGTTGGCAATTATCGCAGCAGAAATCGTGATGTCGGGGATTGTAGGAATCGGTTTCTTCATCTGGGAAGCGTATCAGAACAACTACATCAGTGAAGTGATTCTGGCATTGTTCTACATCGGTGCAGTCGGTTTGTTGCTTGATCGCTTCGTGGGCTGGATTCAGTCCCTCATCGTTAAACAGTAA
- a CDS encoding CmpA/NrtA family ABC transporter substrate-binding protein, which produces MTEFNFLTRRKFLWTASAAAGAVTLKGCAINPPSPSDLSPKAQALSLSPAELPETARIKLGYIAIAESAPLIIAKEKGFFARHGMSDVEISKQPSWGAARDNAELGSANGGIDGGQWQMPMPHLLSEGLITKGNRKIPMVVLAQLCTHGNGVAVANTHTGKGFELNLAKSGAADYIRELKQRGIPFRAAYTFPKANQDFWIRYWMAANGVDPNTEINLMAVPSAQTVANMKTGTMDAFSTGDPWPYRIVRDGVGFLAVLTAQVWQYHPEEYLAVRREWIEKNPKATKAVLKAVMEAQQWCDKAENKEELSRILAQRKYFNVPPNFLRGPYAGEYQLGDTKRTENNPELAVKYWKDGRGSVSYPYKSHDLWFLTESVRWGFLPQGALGEADRIVNEVNGEKFWREAAQELGLAQSDIPQQTTRGVEKFFDGAEFDPTKPQAYLDSLKFKSLKA; this is translated from the coding sequence ATGACCGAATTCAACTTCTTGACGCGCCGAAAGTTTTTGTGGACGGCTAGTGCAGCAGCAGGAGCCGTCACACTGAAAGGCTGTGCAATTAACCCGCCTTCCCCGTCCGATCTATCCCCAAAAGCCCAAGCACTTTCGCTTTCGCCTGCCGAACTACCCGAAACCGCTCGGATCAAACTCGGCTACATTGCGATCGCTGAATCTGCACCTTTGATTATTGCCAAAGAGAAAGGATTCTTTGCTCGCCATGGCATGAGCGATGTAGAAATCTCCAAGCAGCCCTCTTGGGGAGCCGCTCGCGATAATGCAGAATTAGGTTCCGCAAACGGTGGGATTGACGGTGGACAATGGCAAATGCCGATGCCGCATTTGTTGAGTGAAGGTCTCATTACCAAAGGAAACCGTAAGATTCCGATGGTTGTCTTAGCACAACTCTGCACTCATGGAAACGGGGTTGCGGTCGCAAACACCCACACTGGGAAAGGCTTTGAGTTAAACCTTGCTAAATCTGGAGCAGCAGATTACATTCGCGAACTAAAGCAGCGAGGAATCCCATTCAGAGCCGCTTACACGTTCCCGAAGGCGAACCAAGATTTCTGGATTCGGTACTGGATGGCAGCAAATGGAGTTGACCCCAACACTGAAATTAACTTGATGGCGGTACCATCGGCGCAAACAGTTGCCAACATGAAGACCGGAACAATGGACGCTTTTAGTACTGGCGATCCTTGGCCCTATCGGATTGTGCGAGATGGTGTTGGATTCTTGGCTGTATTAACGGCTCAAGTTTGGCAATATCACCCTGAAGAATACCTCGCGGTTCGTCGAGAGTGGATTGAGAAGAATCCAAAAGCCACCAAAGCAGTGCTTAAGGCAGTCATGGAAGCTCAGCAATGGTGCGACAAGGCAGAGAACAAAGAAGAACTCTCGCGCATTTTGGCTCAGCGTAAGTACTTCAATGTTCCGCCGAATTTCCTGCGCGGTCCTTATGCGGGCGAATACCAACTCGGCGATACCAAGCGGACAGAGAACAATCCAGAACTCGCAGTCAAGTACTGGAAAGACGGCAGAGGTAGCGTTTCTTATCCGTACAAGAGCCACGATTTATGGTTCCTGACCGAAAGCGTGCGCTGGGGATTCTTGCCGCAAGGTGCATTGGGTGAAGCCGATCGCATTGTCAACGAAGTGAATGGCGAGAAGTTCTGGCGAGAAGCCGCTCAAGAATTAGGTTTGGCACAGTCTGACATTCCGCAGCAGACCACTCGTGGTGTTGAGAAGTTCTTTGATGGTGCGGAGTTCGACCCGACCAAGCCCCAAGCTTACCTCGATAGTTTGAAGTTCAAGAGTTTGAAAGCCTAG
- the petJ gene encoding cytochrome c6 PetJ, translating into MKTIQRMRTLVMSIALSVLFLLGMNQPAWAADAAAGAKVFNANCAACHAGGGNAINPAKTLKKDALVANGKDTVEAIVIQVTNGKGAMPSFKGRLNEDQIQSVALYVLDKAEKGW; encoded by the coding sequence ATGAAGACAATTCAGAGAATGAGAACACTGGTGATGTCGATCGCACTTTCGGTTCTATTTCTATTAGGGATGAACCAACCTGCATGGGCAGCGGATGCGGCAGCAGGTGCGAAAGTGTTTAATGCAAATTGTGCGGCTTGTCATGCTGGTGGCGGAAACGCGATTAATCCAGCAAAAACGCTGAAAAAAGATGCGTTAGTGGCAAACGGGAAAGATACGGTTGAAGCGATCGTGATTCAAGTCACGAATGGTAAAGGTGCAATGCCTTCGTTTAAAGGTCGCTTGAATGAGGATCAAATCCAATCGGTTGCACTGTACGTTTTGGATAAAGCTGAAAAAGGCTGGTAG
- a CDS encoding SpoIID/LytB domain-containing protein, which yields MWRKLILEWLKQRPWLLVPFLALIPIAGLHLNQHTQTEAKPAPQASTGGITPTTVPSSFALPTPSPTVQKSPIAKPTLTPVDPKKYTKEQAAINERAKAAFAASVGTVDSLIEMQVAIAMGQPTLSIVASQGATIVDSNGRSLSQLAAGNPYAVQGTGDEINFAGKQLPGMVMVQPPANGVLYLGDKPYRGRFLLAAQGGRIWVVNYINLRHYLYSVVASEVSPSWNKEALKAQAVAARSYALTYYFRRAQPLYHMGSDEYFQVYSGISKESERTNQAVDQTAGEFISYKGGIVESLYAASDAIVADAFRGKGMSQLGALELAETGFTYKQILARYYPKTNLARIEQDHY from the coding sequence ATGTGGCGTAAATTGATTCTAGAGTGGCTAAAACAGCGTCCCTGGTTGCTTGTCCCATTCCTTGCACTAATTCCAATTGCAGGACTGCATCTGAACCAGCACACCCAAACCGAAGCAAAACCTGCTCCACAGGCTTCCACTGGAGGAATCACACCCACTACGGTTCCAAGTTCATTTGCGTTGCCTACTCCATCTCCAACCGTTCAGAAATCCCCTATTGCGAAACCGACCTTAACCCCAGTCGATCCGAAGAAATATACAAAAGAGCAAGCGGCAATTAATGAGAGAGCGAAAGCTGCGTTTGCCGCATCGGTCGGGACAGTGGATTCACTGATTGAAATGCAGGTTGCGATCGCGATGGGGCAACCAACACTATCGATCGTGGCTTCTCAAGGAGCCACGATCGTCGATTCAAATGGTCGATCGCTAAGTCAACTTGCTGCCGGAAATCCTTACGCTGTTCAAGGGACTGGCGATGAAATTAATTTCGCGGGTAAACAACTTCCAGGAATGGTGATGGTTCAGCCGCCTGCAAATGGGGTGTTGTATCTGGGAGACAAGCCTTATCGAGGAAGATTCTTACTCGCGGCACAAGGTGGGCGAATTTGGGTGGTGAACTATATTAATCTGCGCCACTATCTCTACAGTGTAGTGGCAAGTGAAGTATCACCGAGTTGGAATAAAGAAGCGTTGAAGGCACAGGCGGTCGCGGCTCGATCGTATGCGTTGACGTACTATTTCCGACGGGCGCAACCCTTGTATCACATGGGGTCAGATGAATATTTCCAGGTCTACAGCGGTATCTCAAAGGAATCAGAGCGCACAAACCAAGCGGTCGATCAGACAGCAGGTGAATTCATTAGTTATAAAGGCGGAATTGTTGAATCGCTGTATGCGGCTTCGGATGCGATCGTTGCAGATGCGTTTCGCGGTAAAGGAATGAGTCAGCTTGGAGCGTTGGAACTTGCGGAAACCGGATTTACTTACAAGCAAATCTTGGCGAGATACTATCCGAAAACGAACCTTGCGCGGATTGAGCAAGATCATTACTGA
- a CDS encoding Hsp20/alpha crystallin family protein, with translation MLVRYWQPWREIDTLRRQFDQLFDSVDTAPWTPAIELKDTGNEFVLRAQLPGIDAKDLDVQVTKDAISLSGEHHQENRSEENGFFRSEFRYGKFQRVIPLPVEVQNDQVKAEFKDGILSLTLPKVEQAKVVKLNLTQSTGTLEAGAEEA, from the coding sequence ATGTTAGTAAGATACTGGCAACCCTGGCGCGAAATCGATACACTCCGTCGTCAATTTGATCAGTTGTTTGATTCTGTTGATACCGCACCCTGGACTCCTGCGATCGAGTTGAAGGACACAGGTAACGAGTTCGTTCTTCGCGCTCAACTCCCTGGCATCGATGCGAAGGATCTCGATGTGCAGGTGACGAAAGATGCGATTTCTCTCTCTGGTGAGCATCATCAAGAGAATCGCTCCGAAGAGAATGGTTTCTTCCGCTCTGAGTTTCGCTACGGTAAGTTCCAGCGTGTGATTCCGCTGCCTGTTGAAGTACAAAATGATCAAGTCAAGGCTGAGTTCAAAGATGGCATTCTGAGCTTAACTTTGCCGAAGGTTGAACAGGCGAAAGTGGTGAAGCTGAACCTTACACAGTCAACCGGAACTTTAGAAGCGGGTGCTGAAGAAGCATAA
- a CDS encoding GlsB/YeaQ/YmgE family stress response membrane protein, with amino-acid sequence MNILAWAILGIVAGAIAKLIYPGRQGGGILSTMILGIVGAFLGGSLFTLLTQGTISLTAAGFSLPGLIVAVIGAMIAIFLWGLVTRSAA; translated from the coding sequence ATGAATATTTTGGCATGGGCAATTCTTGGTATTGTGGCAGGCGCGATCGCAAAATTGATCTACCCCGGACGGCAAGGTGGTGGCATTTTGAGCACGATGATTTTAGGCATCGTTGGTGCATTCTTGGGAGGTAGCCTCTTCACGCTTCTGACTCAGGGAACGATTAGTCTCACTGCGGCAGGATTTAGCTTACCTGGATTAATCGTCGCAGTCATCGGAGCCATGATCGCGATCTTCCTGTGGGGACTCGTCACCCGAAGCGCTGCATAA
- the cphA gene encoding cyanophycin synthetase, which produces MKILKVQTLRGPNYWSIRRHKVVLMRLDLEDLAETPSNLIPGFYEGLVELLPSLVEHFCSPGYRGGFLERMREGTMMGHIIEHVALELQELAGMIVGFGRTRETAEPGVYQVAIEYVHERAGRYAARAAVRICQTIVETGRYPKDELEQDLKDLRDIAAECSLGPSTETLVKEAETRNIPWMELGARAMIQLGFGVHQKRIQATLSNHTGILGVELASDKEGTKQMLRSAGVPVPRGTVVNYLDELEDAIEEVGGYPIVIKPLNGNHGRGITINITSWEQAEIAYDAAKEVSRSVIIERYYQGRDHRVLVVDGRVVAVAERVPAHVVGNGRSTIQELIDETNRDPRRGTGHDNVLTKIEVDRTSWELLEQKGYDLETVLPEGEICYLRATANLSTGGIAIDRTDDIHPENIWLAQRVVKIIGLDIAGIDVVTDDISKPLREVDGVIVEVNAAPGFRMHVSPSEGIPRNVAEPVVDMLFPQRSNGRIPIIAITGTNGKTTTTRLIAHLFKQTNQVVGYTTTDGTYIGDYLVEPGDNTGPQSAQLILQDPTVEVAVLESARGGILRSGLAFNACDVGVVLNVAADHLGLGDINTIEEMARVKSVVAESALPKGYVVLNADDPLVSAMASRVTAQIAYFSMNPENELIRSHTQRGGLAAVYENGYLSILKGDWTLRIEQAIHVPLTLGGRAPFMIANALAASLAAFAQGVRIEDIRAALMTFQASSKQTPGRMNLFSLGHFHVLIDYAHNPHSYQALGGFVQNWKEGERIGVIGAPGDRRDEDFVQLGKLSAGLFDRIIIKEDDDNRGRDRGNTATFIEQGIKETKPDARYETILDETAAIQAALEGATPGSLVVILPESVTRAIKLIEDRNAVQVMTPVANSMNYSRSQLVTSREAIPTP; this is translated from the coding sequence ATGAAGATACTCAAAGTTCAAACGTTACGTGGTCCCAATTACTGGAGCATTCGTCGCCACAAAGTTGTTTTGATGCGCCTGGATTTGGAAGATCTAGCTGAGACTCCTTCTAATTTGATTCCTGGGTTTTACGAAGGTTTGGTCGAGTTGTTGCCGTCTTTGGTGGAGCATTTCTGCTCTCCAGGCTATCGAGGTGGCTTTCTGGAACGAATGCGCGAAGGCACGATGATGGGGCATATCATCGAACATGTCGCGCTAGAGCTTCAGGAACTCGCTGGCATGATTGTCGGGTTCGGACGGACTCGTGAAACCGCAGAGCCAGGTGTTTATCAAGTCGCGATCGAATATGTGCACGAACGCGCTGGACGCTATGCTGCTAGAGCCGCTGTGAGAATTTGCCAAACGATCGTTGAAACCGGACGCTATCCGAAAGATGAATTAGAGCAGGACTTAAAGGATTTACGCGATATTGCAGCCGAATGTTCGTTAGGTCCGAGTACTGAAACGCTGGTAAAAGAAGCCGAAACGCGAAATATTCCTTGGATGGAATTAGGAGCGCGAGCGATGATTCAACTCGGCTTTGGAGTGCATCAAAAACGCATTCAAGCCACGCTGAGCAATCATACTGGAATTCTCGGAGTCGAGCTTGCCTCCGATAAAGAAGGCACAAAACAAATGCTGCGATCGGCGGGTGTTCCTGTGCCACGTGGAACGGTTGTGAACTATCTTGATGAGTTAGAAGACGCGATCGAGGAAGTCGGCGGCTATCCGATCGTGATTAAGCCCCTAAACGGAAATCACGGGCGCGGAATTACAATCAATATCACCAGTTGGGAACAAGCCGAAATCGCTTATGATGCGGCGAAAGAAGTTTCTCGATCGGTGATTATCGAACGGTACTATCAAGGGCGCGATCACCGGGTTCTGGTCGTCGATGGCAGAGTCGTTGCCGTGGCTGAACGGGTTCCGGCTCATGTCGTGGGAAATGGTCGATCGACGATTCAGGAATTAATCGACGAAACAAATCGCGATCCGCGGCGGGGAACTGGTCACGATAATGTTTTGACGAAAATCGAAGTCGATCGAACTTCCTGGGAGCTGTTAGAGCAAAAAGGCTATGACTTAGAAACTGTTCTACCCGAAGGCGAGATTTGTTATCTCAGAGCTACAGCGAACTTAAGTACAGGGGGAATTGCTATCGATCGAACTGATGATATTCACCCTGAAAATATTTGGTTAGCTCAGCGTGTCGTCAAAATTATCGGTCTAGACATTGCTGGAATTGATGTTGTCACGGATGATATCTCGAAGCCGTTGCGTGAAGTGGATGGTGTCATTGTTGAAGTCAATGCGGCTCCAGGCTTCAGAATGCACGTTTCCCCAAGTGAAGGTATTCCCCGCAATGTAGCAGAACCTGTGGTCGATATGTTGTTCCCACAGCGGAGCAATGGACGAATTCCAATCATTGCAATTACCGGAACTAACGGAAAAACGACAACGACGCGCTTAATTGCTCATCTGTTTAAGCAAACCAATCAAGTCGTTGGATACACAACAACCGATGGAACTTACATCGGTGACTATTTGGTTGAACCAGGAGATAATACCGGACCTCAAAGCGCACAATTAATTCTGCAAGATCCGACGGTTGAAGTGGCTGTGCTTGAGAGTGCTAGAGGTGGGATTCTGCGATCGGGCTTAGCCTTCAATGCGTGCGATGTGGGTGTTGTTCTGAACGTCGCAGCGGATCACTTGGGGCTAGGAGATATCAATACGATCGAAGAAATGGCGCGAGTTAAGAGCGTTGTTGCCGAATCTGCATTACCCAAAGGCTATGTGGTTCTGAATGCAGATGATCCGTTAGTGTCTGCGATGGCAAGTCGGGTAACGGCTCAGATTGCGTATTTTTCGATGAATCCAGAGAATGAATTGATTCGATCGCATACTCAACGCGGCGGACTTGCAGCCGTTTATGAGAATGGCTATCTCTCGATCCTAAAAGGCGATTGGACATTGAGAATCGAACAAGCGATCCATGTTCCCCTCACATTAGGTGGACGTGCACCGTTCATGATTGCGAATGCACTAGCAGCAAGTTTGGCGGCGTTTGCTCAAGGAGTTCGGATTGAGGATATTCGAGCAGCTTTGATGACCTTCCAGGCTTCGAGCAAGCAAACACCGGGACGCATGAATTTGTTTAGCTTAGGACATTTCCACGTGTTGATCGACTATGCTCACAATCCGCATAGTTATCAAGCACTCGGTGGCTTTGTGCAGAACTGGAAAGAAGGTGAGCGGATTGGGGTAATTGGCGCACCGGGCGATCGACGAGATGAAGACTTTGTTCAACTCGGAAAACTTTCAGCGGGATTGTTCGATCGCATCATCATCAAAGAAGATGACGATAACCGGGGACGCGATCGCGGAAATACGGCGACCTTTATCGAGCAAGGGATTAAGGAAACGAAACCGGATGCTCGATACGAAACGATTCTGGATGAAACCGCAGCGATTCAAGCTGCATTAGAAGGTGCGACTCCAGGAAGTTTAGTTGTGATTCTGCCGGAAAGTGTGACGCGGGCGATCAAATTGATCGAAGATCGGAACGCGGTGCAGGTGATGACCCCTGTAGCGAATTCGATGAATTATTCGCGATCGCAATTGGTGACCTCCCGCGAGGCGATTCCCACCCCGTAA
- a CDS encoding cyanophycinase: MPQSLNTAIMVIGGAEDKLHGREILREFFWRSGGSDARIAIIPSASREPVVIGNRYQTIFTDMGAQEAKVLNIDDRAQGDLPELQEYVSECSGVFLTGGDQLRLCGLLSDTPVMDIVRSRSQSGEIALAGTSAGAAVMGYHMIAGGGSGESPNHSLVDMTLGLGIIPDILVDQHFHNRNRMARLMSAIVAHPTLLGIGIDEDTCAMFEGDGILQVLGKGAVTIIDPGEMTYTNQAEVEKTDPLSMGNLRLHVLSAGCRFDLRQRSMLIRKSRKSAFWERG, translated from the coding sequence ATGCCTCAGTCCCTCAATACCGCCATTATGGTGATCGGCGGTGCAGAAGATAAACTCCACGGTCGAGAAATTCTCCGTGAATTCTTTTGGCGCTCTGGGGGGAGTGATGCCCGTATCGCCATTATTCCATCGGCTTCGCGTGAACCCGTGGTGATCGGCAATCGCTACCAAACCATTTTCACGGACATGGGCGCTCAAGAAGCGAAGGTGCTGAATATTGACGATCGCGCTCAGGGCGACTTGCCAGAATTACAAGAGTATGTGAGTGAGTGTAGCGGTGTGTTTCTCACTGGGGGCGATCAGTTGCGGCTGTGTGGCTTGCTTTCTGATACGCCCGTGATGGATATTGTGCGATCGCGCTCACAGTCTGGAGAAATCGCGCTTGCCGGAACCAGTGCGGGGGCAGCCGTGATGGGATATCACATGATCGCAGGCGGCGGAAGTGGTGAATCTCCCAATCATTCTCTGGTCGATATGACATTGGGATTGGGGATCATTCCGGACATTCTCGTGGATCAGCATTTTCACAATCGGAACCGGATGGCGCGGTTGATGAGTGCGATCGTGGCGCATCCGACTCTGCTTGGAATCGGCATTGATGAAGATACCTGTGCCATGTTTGAAGGCGATGGCATTCTTCAGGTGCTGGGAAAAGGAGCGGTGACGATTATCGACCCCGGAGAAATGACCTACACGAATCAGGCAGAAGTTGAAAAAACTGATCCGCTGTCGATGGGAAATTTACGGCTGCATGTTTTAAGTGCGGGTTGTCGATTTGACTTGCGTCAGCGATCGATGCTGATTCGGAAATCTCGGAAGTCTGCCTTCTGGGAGCGAGGATAG
- the trmD gene encoding tRNA (guanosine(37)-N1)-methyltransferase TrmD, producing MRFDIVTLFPDFFESPLKSGLLGKAFAKQIAEVHLTNPRDFALDKHRRVDDEPYGGGVGMLIKPEPIFAAVESLPVLPRREVIFVTPQGEPMQQSMLKEFSTNFDQIVIICGHYEGIDERVMGLVTREVSLGDFVLTCGEIPALAILNGTIRLLPGAIGKEDSLKFESFEAGLLDYPQYTRPPVFRGLEVPAVLRSGNHAAIDQWRTQQQIERTRIRRPDLYQCWLEQTGQNKQDEVNSE from the coding sequence ATGCGCTTCGATATTGTGACGTTATTTCCCGATTTCTTTGAGTCGCCCTTAAAATCTGGGCTACTGGGGAAGGCGTTTGCGAAACAAATTGCTGAGGTTCACTTAACTAATCCACGCGATTTTGCCCTGGATAAACATCGCCGCGTGGACGATGAGCCTTATGGCGGCGGGGTTGGAATGTTGATCAAACCGGAGCCGATTTTTGCTGCGGTGGAATCTTTACCCGTACTGCCTAGACGCGAAGTAATTTTCGTTACTCCGCAAGGCGAGCCAATGCAACAATCGATGCTGAAAGAATTTTCCACAAATTTCGATCAGATTGTCATCATTTGCGGACATTACGAAGGGATCGATGAGCGCGTTATGGGTTTAGTCACGCGAGAGGTGTCGCTGGGGGATTTTGTTCTGACCTGTGGAGAAATTCCAGCCTTAGCGATATTAAATGGCACGATTCGGCTGTTACCGGGTGCGATCGGGAAAGAAGATTCGCTCAAGTTCGAGAGTTTTGAAGCAGGATTGCTCGATTATCCGCAATATACTCGTCCGCCTGTGTTTAGAGGATTAGAGGTTCCGGCAGTTTTGCGATCGGGTAATCACGCCGCGATCGATCAATGGCGGACTCAACAACAAATCGAGCGCACTCGTATCCGTCGTCCGGATTTGTACCAATGCTGGCTAGAGCAAACCGGGCAAAATAAACAAGATGAGGTCAATTCCGAGTGA
- a CDS encoding DUF1517 domain-containing protein: MKKFPLLCATLASTALLNSLQIPMPLRSSEMLLDSAAYAKRSGGRSGGGSFSRPSSGSSNRNSGSESGGSVAPRSSGGGVYYGGGYGGGTYYGGGSIVLLIVALMLIGGVGFFVWYLLKMGKSNKGQKELDNDVVTVTKVQVGLLAEGRAIQPQLAEIVQQAETETIEGLHAQLQEAALALLRMPENWSHVQASSETVKTRDEAEKRFNQLSIAERTKYTTETLTNANGKLVQKEFELDPDKEPASYIVVTLIVGTADDQPLFSEIRTTEALKDVLHQLSSLNFEYLMRFELQWTPQVEGDSLTYDEMLLEYPEMLQI; this comes from the coding sequence ATGAAAAAATTTCCCCTTCTGTGTGCCACCCTTGCGAGTACTGCCCTGTTGAACTCGCTCCAGATTCCGATGCCATTACGATCGTCAGAAATGCTGCTCGATTCGGCGGCGTACGCAAAACGAAGTGGAGGACGCAGCGGCGGCGGATCGTTTAGTCGTCCTTCGTCGGGTAGCTCAAATCGCAACAGTGGATCAGAGAGTGGCGGATCAGTCGCTCCTCGATCGTCCGGGGGTGGAGTTTACTATGGCGGTGGTTATGGTGGTGGCACTTACTACGGGGGTGGCAGCATTGTCTTGTTGATTGTTGCCCTAATGCTGATTGGCGGTGTCGGCTTCTTTGTCTGGTATTTGCTCAAGATGGGTAAAAGCAACAAAGGACAGAAGGAACTTGATAATGATGTTGTCACGGTAACGAAAGTACAGGTGGGATTGTTGGCAGAAGGTCGCGCCATTCAACCGCAGTTAGCTGAGATTGTTCAACAAGCAGAGACTGAAACAATCGAAGGACTTCATGCCCAACTGCAAGAGGCAGCATTAGCACTGTTGAGAATGCCGGAGAACTGGAGTCATGTGCAGGCAAGTTCTGAAACGGTGAAAACTCGTGATGAAGCGGAAAAGCGGTTTAATCAATTATCGATCGCCGAACGCACCAAATACACGACAGAAACGCTAACGAATGCAAACGGTAAGTTAGTACAGAAAGAGTTCGAGCTTGATCCAGACAAAGAGCCAGCATCTTACATTGTGGTGACTTTGATTGTTGGCACCGCAGACGATCAGCCATTGTTTTCTGAAATTCGTACCACTGAAGCTTTGAAAGATGTGTTACATCAACTCTCAAGTCTCAATTTTGAATATCTCATGCGGTTTGAACTGCAATGGACACCGCAAGTAGAAGGCGATAGTTTAACCTATGATGAAATGCTACTGGAATATCCTGAAATGCTTCAAATATGA
- a CDS encoding DUF6737 family protein, which yields MKHSTNIWDYKPWWCQPWSILLTGVSLISGSWLLLHSLWITAIVAIPVLTWMIFFLLIYPKAMSKSLEDLTSD from the coding sequence ATGAAACACTCAACAAACATTTGGGACTATAAACCGTGGTGGTGTCAGCCTTGGTCAATTTTGCTAACAGGCGTGAGTCTAATCAGTGGCAGTTGGCTATTGTTGCACTCGCTTTGGATTACTGCGATCGTGGCGATTCCGGTGCTAACCTGGATGATTTTTTTCTTACTAATTTATCCAAAAGCAATGTCCAAAAGTTTAGAAGACCTTACAAGCGATTGA
- a CDS encoding Uma2 family endonuclease — protein MNLVQIPTDTWVTASWQDYLQAINHPDFEKAKSYYHDHRFRIEMPPLGHDHAADNTIANFAVTLFCTLKTIPAKGLNNCTFRKAGVREAQPDLAYYLNENAEVVPWGTSLIDLDRYPAPDLVIEIANTSLSDDQGEKRLLYEDLQVKEYWIFDVKNVRVLAFAIENQGSHRITESSVLPNLSIALLQQALQRTRQENQSQVGAWLLSEFNRL, from the coding sequence ATGAACCTCGTTCAAATTCCAACGGATACTTGGGTGACTGCGAGTTGGCAGGACTATCTACAAGCGATCAATCATCCAGACTTTGAGAAAGCAAAAAGCTACTACCACGATCACAGATTTAGGATTGAAATGCCACCATTAGGACACGACCATGCTGCGGATAATACGATCGCAAATTTCGCAGTGACGCTATTTTGCACTTTGAAAACCATTCCTGCAAAAGGACTGAATAATTGTACATTCCGCAAAGCAGGGGTTCGGGAAGCGCAACCAGATTTAGCGTACTATCTCAATGAAAATGCAGAAGTTGTGCCCTGGGGAACGAGCTTGATTGATCTCGATCGTTATCCCGCTCCGGATCTAGTGATTGAAATTGCAAATACTTCTCTGTCTGATGATCAAGGTGAGAAACGATTGCTCTACGAAGACTTGCAAGTAAAAGAATATTGGATTTTTGATGTGAAGAATGTTCGGGTTTTAGCATTTGCGATCGAGAATCAAGGCAGCCACCGCATTACCGAATCATCCGTGTTACCGAATCTATCCATTGCACTGCTTCAACAAGCCCTACAGCGCACTCGCCAAGAAAATCAAAGTCAAGTTGGAGCTTGGTTATTGTCCGAATTCAATCGCTTGTAA